Proteins encoded in a region of the Chryseobacterium piperi genome:
- a CDS encoding MGH1-like glycoside hydrolase domain-containing protein: protein MNVEKQRLQDKDWKNWGPYVSNRQWGNVREDYSPDGNAWGSTTHNKAESYAYRWAEEGIAGISDQKQLFCFALSFWNKKDKMVKERFFGLSNHQGNHGEDIKEIFYYLDNTPTHSYMKMVYKYPINEFPYDHLLEENGRRSKKEDEYEIIDTGIFDNNEYFDIFIEYCKADYNDILVRVTVCNRSQHEAPIVVIPTAWFRNNWKWGYNNYKGQLSASGEDSIDVIHDSIPIKKFYARNANAKSAFCENETNTPKLYDAPYIENTYFKDGINNHVIYNSNTVNPEKRGSKASFIIDEVIGAGQCKTFDFRLSPHETNEPFDQFDEIFNTRIAEANEFYNEVQQDVTQEDERNVQRQAFAGLLWNKQFYHYNVGKWLKGDPNFEAPRNFNHYVRNTEWNHMHNKDIISMPDKWEYPWYATWDLAFHCVPFALIDAEFAKNQLLLLTKEWYMHPNGQLPAYEWNLSDVNPPVHAWSCFRVFKIDEKTNGKPDLLFLEKVFQKLLLNFTWWVNRKDKNGKNIFGGGFLGLDNIGAFDRNMELKDGEHLEQADGTSWMAMYALNMMRIAMELAQYYQVYEDMAIKFFEHYLYIAEAMENMGDGKEGLWNEEDGFFYDVLQLGNGESVTLRLRSIVGLIPLFAVEIIDHSLLEKMPNFQRRMEWVLKNKPELTKLVSHWDEEGQGRKHLMSILRKNRLTKVLTRMLDEKEFLSSYGIRAMSKVYEENPFVFSVHGTENVVYYTPAESDSRMFGGNSNWRGPIWFPINFLIVESLQRFHFYYGNSLKVELPTGSGDKRNLDEVAQNISNRLCSIFLKDENGQRAFNGGNNKFNYDEHFKDYITFYEYFHGDNGRGVGASHQTGWTATVAKLIKPRLTF, encoded by the coding sequence ATGAATGTTGAAAAACAAAGATTACAAGATAAAGACTGGAAAAACTGGGGCCCATATGTAAGCAACAGGCAGTGGGGAAACGTTCGTGAAGATTATAGTCCCGATGGTAATGCCTGGGGCTCAACGACGCATAATAAAGCGGAAAGCTATGCTTACCGTTGGGCAGAGGAAGGGATTGCCGGAATCTCCGATCAAAAGCAGCTTTTTTGTTTTGCTCTATCTTTCTGGAACAAGAAAGATAAAATGGTAAAAGAGCGATTTTTCGGATTAAGCAACCATCAGGGAAACCATGGTGAAGATATCAAAGAAATCTTTTACTATTTAGATAATACGCCTACCCATAGTTATATGAAAATGGTGTATAAATATCCTATCAATGAATTTCCTTACGATCACTTGTTGGAAGAAAATGGAAGACGGAGTAAGAAAGAAGATGAATATGAGATTATTGACACCGGCATTTTTGACAATAACGAGTATTTCGATATTTTCATTGAGTATTGTAAGGCTGATTACAATGATATTTTAGTGAGGGTTACCGTATGTAATAGAAGCCAGCACGAAGCACCTATCGTCGTTATTCCAACAGCATGGTTCAGAAATAACTGGAAATGGGGCTACAATAACTACAAAGGACAATTAAGCGCTTCAGGAGAAGATTCTATTGATGTTATTCATGATAGTATTCCTATCAAGAAGTTCTACGCCAGAAATGCAAATGCAAAAAGTGCTTTTTGTGAAAATGAAACCAATACTCCCAAATTATACGATGCTCCTTATATTGAAAATACCTACTTCAAAGATGGTATCAATAATCATGTCATATATAACAGCAACACCGTTAACCCGGAAAAGAGGGGATCAAAGGCTTCTTTTATCATTGATGAAGTGATTGGAGCAGGACAGTGTAAAACTTTTGATTTTAGACTGTCTCCCCATGAAACAAACGAACCTTTTGATCAATTTGATGAAATTTTCAATACGAGAATTGCCGAGGCTAATGAATTTTACAACGAAGTACAACAGGACGTAACCCAGGAAGATGAAAGAAATGTTCAAAGACAGGCTTTTGCAGGACTGCTTTGGAATAAACAATTTTATCACTACAACGTCGGAAAATGGTTAAAAGGAGATCCTAATTTTGAGGCTCCAAGAAATTTTAATCATTATGTAAGAAATACGGAGTGGAATCATATGCACAATAAGGATATTATTTCCATGCCGGATAAATGGGAGTATCCGTGGTATGCTACCTGGGATCTGGCATTCCATTGTGTTCCCTTTGCACTGATTGATGCTGAGTTTGCTAAAAACCAACTTCTTTTATTAACCAAAGAGTGGTATATGCATCCTAACGGACAGCTTCCGGCCTATGAATGGAACCTGAGTGATGTGAATCCTCCTGTACATGCCTGGTCATGTTTCAGGGTTTTTAAAATCGATGAAAAAACCAATGGAAAACCGGATTTGTTATTTCTGGAAAAAGTTTTCCAAAAACTGCTTCTGAACTTTACATGGTGGGTAAACCGTAAGGATAAAAATGGTAAAAATATTTTTGGTGGTGGTTTCTTAGGACTCGATAATATTGGTGCTTTTGACCGGAATATGGAACTGAAAGATGGAGAGCATCTGGAACAGGCAGACGGAACGAGCTGGATGGCCATGTATGCTTTAAATATGATGCGAATTGCGATGGAACTCGCTCAATATTATCAGGTTTATGAAGATATGGCCATTAAGTTTTTTGAACATTACCTTTATATTGCAGAGGCGATGGAAAATATGGGAGATGGCAAGGAAGGTTTATGGAACGAAGAGGATGGCTTTTTCTATGATGTACTACAATTAGGAAACGGAGAGAGTGTGACCCTCAGACTAAGAAGTATTGTTGGGCTTATCCCTTTATTTGCCGTAGAAATTATTGACCACAGCTTATTGGAAAAAATGCCTAATTTCCAAAGAAGAATGGAATGGGTCTTGAAAAACAAACCTGAGCTTACTAAACTGGTTTCTCATTGGGATGAAGAAGGCCAAGGCAGAAAACATTTGATGAGTATCCTGCGTAAAAACAGACTGACAAAAGTACTTACTAGAATGCTTGATGAAAAAGAGTTCTTAAGCTCTTACGGAATTAGAGCTATGTCTAAAGTTTATGAAGAAAACCCTTTTGTTTTCTCTGTTCATGGTACTGAAAATGTAGTTTATTATACTCCTGCAGAAAGTGACAGCAGGATGTTCGGAGGAAACAGTAACTGGAGAGGTCCAATATGGTTCCCAATCAACTTCCTGATTGTGGAAAGCCTTCAGCGTTTTCATTTTTACTATGGAAACAGTTTAAAAGTAGAGCTTCCAACCGGAAGCGGAGATAAGAGAAATCTCGATGAAGTAGCTCAAAATATAAGCAATAGGCTTTGTTCTATATTTTTAAAGGATGAGAACGGGCAAAGGGCTTTCAACGGCGGAAATAATAAATTCAATTATGATGAGCACTTTAAAGATTATATTACGTTCTATGAATATTTTCATGGAGATAATGGTCGGGGTGTAGGAGCCTCTCATCAAACCGGATGGACAGCAACCGTAGCCAAACTGATTAAACCAAGGCTTACGTTTTAA
- a CDS encoding OsmC family protein, whose translation MKITLNRINDDFLFECTNAQGNSILLDNTSQPGAKGVSPMESVLMAVAGCSGIDVVSILKKQRQEITGFKAEVEGERIAVEDAKPFKSIMVKFLLEGNIDPKKALKAADLSFEKYCSVSKTLEPNVEIGYEVYVNGEKI comes from the coding sequence ATGAAAATAACACTAAACAGAATAAACGACGACTTCTTATTTGAATGTACGAATGCCCAGGGAAATTCAATCCTTTTGGATAATACTTCACAGCCCGGAGCTAAAGGAGTGTCTCCTATGGAAAGTGTTTTGATGGCTGTAGCAGGTTGCAGTGGGATAGATGTAGTTTCAATATTGAAAAAACAAAGACAAGAGATTACAGGTTTTAAAGCTGAGGTAGAGGGCGAGAGAATTGCTGTAGAAGATGCCAAGCCTTTTAAATCAATTATGGTTAAATTCCTTTTAGAAGGAAATATAGATCCTAAAAAAGCATTAAAAGCAGCGGATCTGTCTTTTGAAAAGTACTGTTCCGTTTCTAAAACATTAGAACCCAATGTGGAAATTGGCTACGAAGTATATGTGAACGGAGAAAAAATATAA
- a CDS encoding DUF58 domain-containing protein: MKNLYINTRFFLTLIGVGMLYVLAFFFPFLMMVAHLVMLLCFLAIMVDYLLVFNQKDGVFAQRILPEKLSNGDENPIKIDIRNNYSFKINTKIIDEIPFQFQKRDFLIRKEIEPGRNTYFQYTLEPKERGEYHFGSLNIYVSSPIGFVSKRFRFQKDAALPSYPSFIHLRKYELMALQSEFLLGGIKKIRKLGHTMEFEQIKDYVPGDDIRTINWKATSKTNRLMVNQFQDEKSQRIFMLIDTGRTMKMPFKELSLLDYSINATMALSHIILKKGDRAGMLTFSKKTENKIAAENKSGQLKKISESLYNIKTNFFESDFNRLYQDVKYSINQRTLILLFTNFETLDGLNRQLKYLRGIAKNHLLVVVFFKNSELQHLIHKNPESMQEIYDEIIAEKFEFEKKLIIQELRKYGIYTVYTLPENLNIDVINKYLEIKARGIL; encoded by the coding sequence ATGAAAAACCTATACATCAATACCCGTTTTTTCTTAACACTCATTGGAGTGGGAATGCTTTATGTCCTGGCATTTTTCTTTCCATTCTTAATGATGGTTGCCCATTTGGTAATGTTACTGTGCTTTTTAGCAATCATGGTTGATTACCTTTTAGTATTTAATCAGAAAGATGGGGTTTTCGCGCAGAGAATCCTGCCGGAGAAATTATCAAATGGAGATGAAAATCCGATAAAAATAGATATTAGGAATAATTACAGTTTCAAAATTAATACTAAAATTATTGATGAAATTCCATTTCAGTTTCAAAAAAGAGATTTTTTAATTCGTAAAGAAATAGAACCGGGAAGAAATACCTATTTTCAATATACGTTGGAGCCTAAAGAAAGAGGGGAGTATCATTTTGGGAGTTTAAATATCTATGTGTCTTCTCCAATAGGTTTTGTTTCCAAACGGTTCAGGTTCCAAAAAGACGCGGCCTTACCTTCTTACCCATCTTTTATTCATCTTCGGAAGTATGAATTGATGGCACTTCAGAGTGAATTCTTGTTAGGTGGGATTAAAAAAATAAGAAAACTGGGACATACCATGGAATTTGAACAAATCAAGGACTATGTTCCGGGAGATGATATACGGACTATCAATTGGAAGGCGACCTCAAAGACCAATCGTTTAATGGTGAATCAGTTTCAGGATGAAAAATCACAGCGTATTTTTATGTTGATTGATACCGGCAGAACAATGAAAATGCCTTTTAAAGAATTGAGCCTTCTGGATTATTCTATTAATGCAACCATGGCCTTATCCCATATTATTTTAAAAAAAGGAGACCGGGCAGGCATGTTGACCTTTTCAAAGAAAACGGAAAATAAAATAGCTGCTGAAAATAAGTCAGGACAGTTAAAGAAGATTTCCGAATCTCTTTATAATATCAAAACCAATTTTTTTGAAAGTGATTTCAATAGATTGTATCAGGATGTGAAATATTCAATCAATCAGAGGACTCTTATTCTGCTTTTTACTAATTTTGAAACTTTAGACGGACTCAACAGGCAATTGAAATACCTGCGTGGAATTGCAAAAAATCATTTATTGGTGGTGGTATTTTTCAAAAACTCAGAGCTTCAGCATTTGATTCATAAAAACCCGGAAAGTATGCAGGAGATTTATGATGAAATTATCGCTGAGAAATTTGAGTTTGAAAAGAAATTAATTATACAGGAACTCCGCAAATATGGTATTTATACAGTATATACTCTTCCTGAAAATTTAAATATCGACGTTATCAATAAATACCTAGAGATAAAAGCGCGGGGAATTTTATAA
- a CDS encoding four helix bundle protein, with amino-acid sequence MANFKELLVWQKSIDFVTEIYRVSDTFSMHEMYGLTSQIRRASVSVPSNIAEGNSRRSKPDYLQFLKISGGSCSEIETQLLISKNLNFLKENEYMKLNNAIIEISKMLNGLINSLQ; translated from the coding sequence ATGGCGAATTTTAAAGAATTACTAGTTTGGCAGAAATCTATTGATTTTGTTACTGAAATTTATAGAGTTTCAGATACGTTTTCTATGCATGAAATGTATGGATTGACTTCACAGATCAGAAGAGCTTCTGTTTCGGTACCATCAAATATTGCAGAAGGAAACTCAAGAAGAAGCAAACCAGACTATCTTCAGTTTTTAAAAATATCCGGAGGAAGTTGCTCGGAAATTGAAACCCAATTGCTTATTTCTAAAAATCTAAATTTTCTAAAGGAAAATGAATACATGAAATTAAATAATGCTATTATAGAAATTTCAAAAATGTTGAACGGATTAATTAATTCTTTGCAGTAA
- a CDS encoding AAA family ATPase: MENLENENIDDQSSVNLDKKEGDFQSRIDMIELRVSLEKVKSEIAKVIVGQESMVEHLLAALLSNGHVLIEGVPGVAKTITAKLLAKTIDVGFSRIQFTPDLMPSDILGTSIFNVKNSEFEFKKGPIFSNFILIDEINRSPAKTQAALFEVMEERQITMDGNRYTMEEPFLVVATQNPIEHEGTYRLPEAQLDRFLFKINVGYPNLEQEISIIKNQHESRKEDKTEVVNKVITAQQLKNYQQLVKEIIVEGQLMEYIAKIIVNTRENQFLYLGASPRASLALLTASKAFAALRGRDFVTPEDIKEASYAVLRHRVIVSPEREMEGLTADEIIRQILEGIEIPR; this comes from the coding sequence ATGGAAAACCTTGAAAATGAAAATATAGACGATCAAAGTTCTGTAAACCTTGATAAAAAAGAAGGTGATTTTCAATCGAGAATTGATATGATTGAGCTTAGGGTGAGCCTTGAAAAAGTGAAATCTGAAATTGCTAAGGTAATTGTAGGTCAGGAAAGTATGGTAGAACATCTTCTGGCGGCACTTTTATCCAATGGACATGTTTTGATTGAAGGAGTTCCGGGAGTTGCAAAGACCATTACTGCCAAGTTGTTGGCAAAAACTATTGATGTAGGTTTCAGCAGAATTCAGTTTACTCCGGATTTAATGCCTTCAGACATTTTAGGAACCTCTATTTTCAATGTTAAAAACTCTGAATTTGAATTTAAAAAGGGGCCTATTTTCTCCAATTTTATTTTGATTGATGAAATCAACAGATCACCTGCCAAAACCCAGGCTGCCTTATTTGAAGTGATGGAGGAAAGACAGATTACCATGGACGGAAACCGTTACACAATGGAAGAGCCGTTTTTGGTGGTAGCTACACAGAATCCAATAGAGCATGAAGGAACCTACAGACTTCCTGAAGCCCAATTAGACCGTTTTCTCTTTAAGATTAATGTAGGATACCCTAATCTGGAACAGGAAATCAGTATTATTAAAAATCAGCATGAAAGCAGAAAAGAAGATAAAACAGAAGTTGTAAATAAAGTAATTACAGCGCAGCAGCTCAAAAATTACCAGCAATTGGTAAAAGAGATCATTGTTGAGGGGCAGCTGATGGAGTATATTGCTAAAATCATAGTAAATACAAGAGAAAATCAGTTTTTATATCTGGGAGCTTCTCCAAGAGCGAGCTTAGCACTTCTAACGGCTTCAAAGGCTTTTGCTGCTTTAAGAGGCAGAGATTTTGTCACTCCTGAAGATATTAAAGAAGCAAGTTATGCAGTCTTAAGACACAGAGTGATTGTATCGCCTGAAAGAGAAATGGAAGGTCTAACGGCTGATGAAATTATTCGTCAGATTTTAGAAGGAATAGAGATACCTAGATAA
- a CDS encoding DUF4013 domain-containing protein produces the protein MMQFYKKRDFGTFISDSFNFFKLYGKNYLKNYILLNGLLLILMVTIVVFGYRELFSQLFGSNINGESYYFQQYFSDNFGKLFVVGIITFLLFLLLMIINYLYPVFYMKRLSQGEIKIKTDDILSDFKTNAGRIGILCLGMIFIVTPLAFIIAGISYALILIIIGLFIMLLVYPTLFNVVTFLMYDYFNSKRGFFESLSYAIRSQFSYPNGREKSPYWKYWGATTIVFLIMYVITTVFTFIPMIFFYGSLLTSAPDGQFEQNPFTGTMGVLFFVIYGISMLLSFFLSNILYINSGLMYYDSRTDLHQKVELEEIETIGINE, from the coding sequence ATGATGCAATTTTATAAAAAAAGAGATTTTGGAACGTTTATAAGTGACAGTTTCAATTTCTTTAAATTATACGGTAAAAATTATTTAAAAAATTATATTCTGCTCAACGGATTATTGTTAATCTTAATGGTTACTATTGTTGTTTTTGGATATAGAGAACTCTTTTCACAGTTGTTTGGATCTAATATCAATGGAGAAAGTTATTATTTTCAACAATACTTTAGTGATAATTTTGGGAAGCTGTTTGTGGTAGGGATCATTACATTTTTACTTTTCTTACTGCTTATGATCATTAATTATCTTTATCCAGTGTTTTATATGAAAAGGCTTTCCCAGGGTGAGATTAAGATAAAGACAGATGATATTTTAAGTGATTTTAAAACAAATGCAGGAAGGATAGGTATCCTTTGTTTAGGAATGATCTTTATCGTTACCCCTTTAGCTTTTATTATTGCAGGAATATCATATGCGTTGATATTGATCATTATTGGATTGTTTATCATGTTACTGGTATACCCTACATTATTTAACGTGGTTACCTTTTTAATGTATGATTACTTTAACAGTAAAAGAGGTTTTTTTGAAAGCCTAAGCTATGCTATAAGATCTCAGTTTTCTTATCCTAATGGAAGAGAGAAATCTCCGTATTGGAAATATTGGGGGGCTACCACAATTGTTTTCCTTATCATGTATGTGATCACAACAGTTTTTACATTTATCCCTATGATCTTTTTTTACGGATCACTTCTTACGTCAGCACCTGATGGGCAGTTTGAACAAAACCCTTTTACAGGGACTATGGGAGTATTGTTTTTTGTGATCTATGGAATATCTATGCTATTGTCATTTTTCCTTTCGAATATTCTATATATAAATTCCGGATTGATGTATTATGATAGCAGAACAGACCTGCATCAAAAAGTAGAACTTGAAGAAATAGAAACCATCGGTATTAATGAATAA
- a CDS encoding RDD family protein, producing the protein MSQIAINTSQNVNINFNIASVGERMLAFIIDLLIKVAYAVIIFYIFFNFFDLGYLLNGLDQWSQMAIYIAITFPIYIYPVVLESLMEGQTPGKKVMKIRVVKIDGYQASFGDYMIRWVFRLIDTSFAGVIGLVSMIVSKNNQRLGDIASGTAVISLKNSINISHTILENIHEDYIPSFPQVIALSDNDMRIIKDNYTKALRVDDRQIINRLSDKIKNILKVEVDPTKMTERQFINIVIKDYNYYTGKDN; encoded by the coding sequence ATGTCTCAAATTGCGATTAATACCTCACAAAATGTAAATATTAACTTCAACATTGCCAGTGTTGGAGAAAGGATGCTTGCATTTATAATTGATCTCCTGATCAAGGTAGCTTATGCCGTGATTATTTTCTATATTTTTTTCAATTTCTTTGATTTGGGATATTTATTAAATGGTCTGGATCAATGGTCTCAAATGGCTATTTATATCGCGATCACTTTTCCCATTTATATTTATCCTGTTGTTTTAGAGAGCTTAATGGAAGGTCAGACGCCAGGTAAAAAAGTAATGAAAATTCGTGTTGTAAAAATTGATGGCTACCAGGCAAGTTTCGGGGATTATATGATTCGGTGGGTATTCAGGTTAATCGATACTTCTTTTGCAGGAGTAATAGGACTGGTTTCTATGATTGTTTCTAAAAATAATCAGCGTCTGGGTGATATCGCTTCTGGTACAGCAGTTATCTCGTTAAAAAATAGTATTAATATCTCCCATACTATTCTTGAAAATATTCATGAAGATTATATTCCGTCTTTCCCACAGGTCATCGCCTTAAGCGATAATGATATGAGAATCATTAAAGACAATTATACGAAAGCATTGAGAGTGGATGACCGGCAGATTATCAATAGACTTTCTGACAAGATCAAAAATATACTGAAGGTAGAAGTAGACCCTACAAAAATGACGGAAAGACAGTTTATCAATATTGTGATCAAAGATTATAATTATTACACGGGAAAAGATAATTAA
- a CDS encoding GNAT family N-acetyltransferase, translating into MKFENNKSGNGGVLTLNNEVKEIGRLTYTIFPEDHKFIISFVLVHPEFEGRGMGKYLVEEAIKFARENNWKVYPHCSYARSVMMRMSDVDDIFLKN; encoded by the coding sequence ATGAAATTTGAAAACAATAAATCCGGAAACGGCGGGGTTCTTACATTAAATAACGAAGTAAAAGAGATTGGCAGACTAACTTATACTATTTTCCCCGAAGATCATAAATTTATCATATCATTTGTATTGGTTCACCCTGAATTTGAAGGCCGTGGAATGGGAAAATATTTGGTAGAAGAAGCCATTAAATTTGCCAGAGAAAATAACTGGAAAGTATACCCACACTGTTCTTACGCAAGATCTGTTATGATGAGAATGAGCGATGTCGATGACATTTTTCTAAAGAACTAA
- a CDS encoding glycosyltransferase family protein produces the protein MKILYAFQGTGNGHVARAQEIIPILKKYASVDTLISGHQSQLKADFDVNFQYRGISLLYNKTGGLSYRKTFTENKFFDAVKTIRELELEQYDLIINDYEPLTGWASRLKSLPMIELSHQASMSFPETPKPEKKDFLGELILKYYVPSKRKIGFHFENYHPQIKKPVIRHKIRNLNPDKKGYYLVYLPSFSDENIIKVLRQIPVQWKVFSKYSKVQVKIKNVEVFPVDEVQYLKYFENCDGILCNAGFEAPAEALFMDKKLFVIPIHNQYEQECNACALDAMGIPNSKILKLEEIMTWVASDQHLKVSYPDDIEEILLNEVLVL, from the coding sequence ATGAAAATTTTGTATGCATTCCAGGGTACTGGAAACGGACATGTTGCAAGGGCACAGGAGATTATTCCTATTCTTAAAAAATATGCCTCAGTGGATACTTTGATAAGTGGTCACCAATCTCAATTAAAGGCTGATTTTGATGTTAACTTTCAATATAGGGGTATTTCCTTGCTTTACAATAAAACAGGCGGTTTATCCTATCGAAAAACATTTACGGAAAATAAATTTTTTGATGCTGTAAAAACAATCAGGGAATTAGAGCTAGAGCAGTATGATCTAATCATCAATGATTACGAACCTTTAACAGGTTGGGCTTCCAGGTTGAAGAGCTTGCCCATGATCGAATTAAGCCATCAGGCATCTATGAGCTTTCCTGAAACGCCAAAGCCTGAAAAAAAAGATTTTTTGGGAGAGCTTATTCTCAAATATTATGTGCCCAGTAAAAGAAAAATAGGTTTTCATTTCGAGAATTATCATCCTCAAATAAAAAAGCCGGTGATACGGCATAAAATCAGAAACCTTAATCCGGATAAGAAAGGATATTACCTTGTGTATTTACCTAGCTTTTCAGATGAGAACATCATTAAGGTCTTAAGACAAATTCCGGTTCAATGGAAAGTTTTTTCAAAATACAGTAAAGTCCAGGTTAAAATTAAGAATGTTGAAGTTTTCCCTGTGGATGAGGTTCAGTATCTGAAATATTTTGAGAATTGTGATGGGATTTTATGCAATGCAGGATTTGAAGCACCAGCTGAAGCATTATTTATGGATAAAAAACTATTTGTTATTCCTATCCATAACCAATACGAACAAGAATGCAACGCTTGTGCCCTGGATGCAATGGGAATTCCCAATTCTAAAATATTAAAGCTGGAAGAGATCATGACATGGGTAGCTTCTGACCAACATCTGAAGGTCAGCTATCCGGATGATATTGAGGAGATATTATTGAATGAAGTATTAGTTCTTTAG
- a CDS encoding UDP-2,3-diacylglucosamine diphosphatase: MKRDIELVVISDVHLGTYGCKAKELLRYLNSIQPRTLVLNGDIIDIWQFKKSYFPKPHLKVIKKILSFATKNTDVYYITGNHDEMFRKFTDFELGKLKVCNKICLDIDHKKTWIFHGDVFDASVQHSKWIAKLGGKGYDLLIVINNIVNWALEKMGREKYSFSKKIKNNVKKAVKYIGDFELTASELAIDNHYDYVICGHIHQPQIRKVVNKKGSCTYLNSGDWIENLSALEYHNKEWKIFYYDDHKDLLKDDEAEEILDINTSELLKIVTNFSE, from the coding sequence ATGAAAAGAGACATTGAGTTAGTTGTTATTTCGGATGTTCATTTGGGAACTTATGGATGTAAGGCTAAAGAGTTATTGAGATATTTGAATTCAATTCAACCAAGAACTCTTGTTTTGAATGGGGATATTATCGATATCTGGCAATTCAAAAAGTCTTACTTCCCTAAACCTCATTTGAAAGTAATCAAAAAGATTCTTTCATTTGCTACTAAAAATACGGATGTGTACTACATCACAGGTAATCATGACGAAATGTTCAGAAAGTTTACTGATTTTGAGTTAGGTAAACTTAAAGTCTGTAACAAAATCTGTCTCGATATCGATCATAAAAAAACATGGATTTTTCACGGGGATGTATTTGATGCATCTGTTCAACATTCCAAGTGGATTGCTAAACTTGGAGGGAAGGGGTATGATTTACTTATTGTAATCAACAATATTGTAAACTGGGCTTTGGAGAAGATGGGAAGAGAAAAGTACTCGTTTTCTAAAAAGATCAAAAATAATGTGAAAAAAGCGGTTAAATATATTGGCGATTTTGAACTGACAGCTTCTGAACTAGCCATTGACAACCACTACGATTATGTAATCTGCGGACATATCCACCAGCCTCAAATCCGAAAAGTTGTTAATAAAAAAGGCTCTTGTACTTATCTTAATTCCGGAGACTGGATAGAAAACCTATCTGCTCTGGAGTATCACAATAAAGAATGGAAAATTTTTTATTATGATGATCATAAAGATTTGCTTAAAGATGATGAAGCGGAAGAGATTCTGGATATCAATACATCCGAGCTTTTGAAAATAGTAACCAATTTTTCCGAATGA
- a CDS encoding YebC/PmpR family DNA-binding transcriptional regulator, protein MGRAFEYRKASKMARWDKMAKTFSKIGKDIALAVKAGGPDPESNPALRRCIQNAKGANMPKDNVERAIKKASGADAENYEEVTYEGYGQGGVAFFIECTTNNTTRTVANVRAVFNKFDGNLGKNGELAFIFDRKGIFNIDLSKIKMEWDDFEMEMIDGGAEDIDKDEEEVMITTAFEDFGSLSHKLDELGIEVTSAELQRIPNNTKEVTEEQFKANMKMLDRFEEDDDVQNVYHNMEITDELMNSL, encoded by the coding sequence ATGGGAAGAGCGTTTGAATATAGAAAAGCTTCTAAAATGGCCCGTTGGGATAAAATGGCCAAAACTTTTTCTAAAATTGGTAAAGACATTGCCTTAGCGGTAAAAGCAGGTGGCCCTGATCCTGAATCCAATCCTGCTTTAAGGAGATGTATTCAGAATGCAAAAGGTGCAAACATGCCTAAAGATAACGTAGAAAGAGCAATTAAAAAGGCTAGCGGAGCTGATGCCGAAAACTACGAAGAAGTTACATATGAAGGATATGGACAAGGGGGTGTTGCATTTTTTATTGAATGTACAACCAACAATACCACAAGAACTGTTGCCAATGTGAGAGCTGTTTTTAATAAGTTTGACGGTAACCTTGGTAAAAATGGAGAGTTGGCATTTATTTTCGATAGAAAAGGTATTTTCAATATCGATCTTTCTAAAATTAAAATGGAGTGGGATGATTTTGAAATGGAAATGATTGACGGTGGTGCTGAAGATATTGATAAAGACGAAGAAGAAGTAATGATCACGACGGCTTTTGAAGATTTTGGATCATTATCGCATAAATTAGACGAGTTGGGAATAGAGGTTACAAGTGCGGAACTTCAAAGGATTCCAAACAATACAAAAGAAGTTACTGAAGAACAATTCAAAGCCAACATGAAAATGCTTGACCGTTTTGAAGAGGACGATGACGTGCAAAACGTCTATCATAACATGGAAATCACTGACGAGTTGATGAACTCGTTATAA